AAATATACCCTCTTTAATTGATAAATTTTATCCTAGTACTCTTTTTCCAGAATTGTACGATGAATTGAAATTAAAACGCTGGGAAGATGAGGCTGAACCTGGAATAACATTTCGTGAATTGAACTTAGGTGCTGCATCTTTAGTCAAGCATTGGTTAAATCCTAAGACAAGTTGGGAGGAGTTGGTAGAAGCACATGCTTCAAAATATTTTTCTGCCGGTGATTGCATGAATGTGCTTTTTCGGTTTGCGACCTTTTTACAGAGTTGTATTCGACTTGTTGAATTTGATCCGTCGATTGCCGCTGCAGCAAAGCGTTTACAAATTATTTTATTGCGCGAACCATTGGATGCAAGAAATAGAATGTTGGTTGAAGAAGTCGATGAATTTGAAAATATTCCAAATACTCTTGAGAATTAAAATTAATTTTAAAAACCGTTTAAAACCTCTTGTTATTTTTATAACTTAAGGTTAAATAACGGAATGAAATTTATAGTTATTTTTAATTTTTATTATTTTTGAGGTGAATAATGAGTATTTCAATTGCAAATGAAAAAGAAAACTTTCCTCAACCACAACCATTAACGAAGCAAGAAATTAAAACTTTCATTCTATCTGCATTAGGTGGTGCTTTAGAGTTTTATGATTTTGTCGTTTACATTTACTTTGCAACAATTATGTCTCGATTATTTTTTGATCCCACGTCGTCTGTTGCCAGTTTAATTTTAACATATTCAGTGTTTGCGTCTGGTTACCTTGCCCGTTTACTTGGAGGTTTTGTTTTTAGCCACTATGGCGATAAAAATGGCCGTAAAAATTCGTTTACGTTTACCGTTTTTTTAATGGCGGCTCCAACTTTTATCATAGGATTACTTCCAACTTATTCGCAAATAGGTGTGATGGCCGCAGTGTTATTGTTTTTATGTAGGTTTGTTCAGGGTCTTGCCATTGGTGGAGAAATTCCTTGTTCAATTACTTTTATTTACGAGCATGCGCATAAAACGCGTCGCGGTCTTGCCTGTGGGATTTTATTTAGTGGTGTAATATTGGGTATATTTTTAGGCTCAGGTGCTGGTTTTCTTGTCACCCGATTTATGACCGAAGAAACTATTAATTCATGGGGCTGGAGAGTTCCTTTTTTAGTAGGTGGTATTCTTGGACTTATTGGTGTGTATTTGAGACGATTTTTAACTGAGACTCCAGTATTTAAAAAAATGAAAAAAGAAAATATAAAGCTCCCATTAAAAGTTGTTTTAAAAGATTATAAATTTATTTTATTACAAACGGCAACCGCAAATTGTATGATTGCAACGGCAAGTGCTTTGTATTTGATGTACTTACCCAATTACTTTAGAACCTATTTTTCATTTAAGGCATCTGATATTTTACAAGTTAATTCAATCTGTGTTTTTATGTATGCTATATTATTAATTTTCTTTGGTATTCTGTGCGATAAAATTGGGGCGCGCAAAGTATTTAATTTTTCTTGTGTATTATTTATTTTGTTTTCTTTTCCTGCTTTTGCTTTATTTAATGATAATAATTTTGCCTCAATTTATTTTTGTTATACTTTTGTTGCAATCGCAATTGCTGCTGCTTCTGCGTCTGGGATTTTACTGTTAGCAGAATCATATCCCGCGAAAGTTCGTTATTCTGGATCGTCTTTAAGTTATAATATTGCGTTTGGAATTTTTGCAGGATTTACCCCTTTAATTGTTACAACTTTAATACAAAAAACAGAACTAAAGACAGCTCCTGCATTTTATATGATTGCAGTTTCTGTTGTCGCTTTATTTTTTAGTGTATTAAAAGATCATAAAGTGCATGAATAAAAAAGTGTCTTAAAAATTAAAATCGCGGTGGGTATTTTCTTAATTTTCTTTGTAAACTTTGGCGATGAAGCCCTAATTTTTTTGCAGCACTTGTGATATTTCCATTGCATTCTGCTAAAATAAACTCAATATATTCTCTTTCATGGCGTGCTAAAGAAAGAGAATTATTTTCAAATTTGTTTTCAAAATTTGTGGCACTTTCGCTAATATCGTTAAGATTTTGATCTTCAAAAAGTGCTTTTTCAATTTGGCTTAATGAAACAGGTTTTGTTAAATAGTTGACAGCTCCTTTTTTTATTGCTTGAACTGCTGTTGCAAGGCTTGGATAGCCAGTAAGCACAACAATTTTGCATTGAGGAGAAAAAGCAAAAATTTTAGAAATGCTTTGTAAACCATTATCATGCTTTAATCTTAGATCAATAATTGCATAATTAAATTGATGGTTTGGAATTTCGAGAATACTTTCTGCTTGATAAACTGCAAATCCTTTTTCTAAAAATTCTAAACTAAGAGATTCTCTAAAATCTTTATTGTCTTCAAGTATTAATATTTTCTTGTTCTCCATCATGAATACTTTCTTTATGGATTGGAATTAAAAATTCTGCTGTTGCGCCTTTGCCATTTTTGTTATTTGTTAGAATAAGTTTACCGCCAACAGAGGCTGCAAACGTAAATCCATGATATAAACCTAACCCCACGCCATTTTCTTTGGTAGTTAAAAACGGTTGTCCGGCATAAGTTTTTACCACCTCTGGCCATCCGGTTCCTAGGTCACTAATTGCTATTGAAATAAAATCATTTTTTTTACAAATCTCAGTAAAAATCTCAATTTTTTTTGTTGGAGTTTGGTTTAAAAAATGAACACGCGAAGCTTCTTCTGCATTGTCTAAAATATCGATTATTGCTTTAGTAAAGGGAAAAAGTGGAATTGAACACAACACATTAAGACAATTGTCATGAATTGAACAATGTGATTTTCTGCTGGATTGGTTCCAAAATTTAATAATTTGTTCAGTTAAAAAAGCAATATTTTTAAGCTCATAATTGTCCTTAGTATTAGATAATAAGTGAAGATGCATTTGTTTTAAAGAATTTTCACAGCGATTTAAAGCATTTAAAATTATTTTAAAATCGTCTTGTTTTTTTAAAAATTCAATTTTACTCAAACGGTTAATTTTAAGTTTAATTGTGTTTAAAGGGGTTGCAAATTCATGAGAAAAACCAGAAGAAAGTGCTCCTAGAGCTCTTAAATTATCTAAGCGATTTTTTTCAGTTTGCAATTTTTCAGTATATTTTTTTTGTAGTCGCAAAGAATAAGCTAGCCAATGAGTGAATATAAATAAAAAAGTACAAACCGTTAATTGTGCGGGTAAAATATATTGACTTGAAGTACTTTCAATTTGTGCTATTTTTGGAATATAAATAGGAAATTGGAGAAAAAATATACTTACAATTGAAGATACAAAAAATATTAATGCATATTTACCACTTAATAAAAATGCACCAAAAAAGACATTTAAAAATACAATTTGCGCAAATGGATTCCATATCCCACCACTCATTAACAGCAATGATGTGATTTCAATCAGATCTAAAATAAGTTGAAAAAATATGAAATAGCTAGATGTTGATTTTTGAGATTTTAAGTAATAAGCTAGTATGGTGTTTAAGATTATTAAACTGGTAACGATAATTAGATAAATTGTAATAAAAGGTTGATTTAACCAATCTAGTTTTACGGCAAAGTAAAGTGTGAATAATTGTACTGAAATTGCAATCCATCGTAACCTGACTAACCAATCCATTTTGGTTCGGTTTTCGTCTGGAAAATCATAATCAATAAGATATTTCTCAATTTTTTTATAAATACATTTTACATACATTTAAAACTCTCGGACTGTGATCAAAGTGAGCTCATGACAACAAATTGTTATAAACAATCAGACTTCTTATTAACCACTAAGAAGTCATTTCTATTTGATATACACCTTAATTAAAATTACTTTATTGGTTGGCCTTTATTTTTTTTCACTCAACGGTTACATAGTATGAGTTGCTGATCAGTTATTGTTTTGTGGAGGAAGAATGTCAAAAATATCAAAATTTATGTTTATTTTAGGTATTCTTGTGTTAGTTTTAGGTATAGCTTTAATTTATATAAAAAACAAAGAAAAACCTTTTCATTTTGAATATTATATGAAGTCAGCTAGCTATGATAAAAAAACAGGAAAAATATTTTTAAACGATGAAAATAGTCACGATGAACTCCTTGGTTTGTTGCAATTTGCAAAAAAGCCAAATTCAAAAGACATGGCTTCTGCATTGGTGTGTGCAGAACATGCTGCAAATATATCTAAAATTGATTTGTACATGCCTGATATGGGACATGGAGCGCAACCTCCAATTGTTAAGCAAGGAGCGATTCCTTCTAACTTGAAACACCATACAACCGATGGAATGGAGCTAAATTGTATGAATGTTGGAAACATGCAGCTTTTTATGCCGGGATTGTGGCAAATTCGTTTATTTTATAATAATGGAAAAGTTGGTTTATTTAATGTTGAAATTAATGAATAGTATTAAAACTATGTTAATTTTTAAATTGTGAATGTAATTTTTCTAAAGCCACATACATTGCGATAGATACCGTATTTGATAGATTAAGGCTTCGAACTCCTCGATTATACATAGGTATTGTTAACTTATGTGCTTTTTGATTGGAAATTTCTTTTTCAATAAGTTCATTTGGAATCCCAAATGTTTCAGCTCCAAATACCAACACATCGCCAGGTAAAAAAGAAAAATTTATTGGGGATTTTTCTCCTCCAGTTTCTATAAAAATCAAGCGACGTTGTGATCTGGTTTTTAAAAAAGCATCCCAATTTTCATGAATATACACGTCGACATGGTCCCAGTAATCAAGTCCGGCACGACGTAACGCTTTTTCTGTAATGGAAAAACCCATTGGTTCAATCAAATGCAAACGGCAAGAAAACGCTGCACACATTCTTGCAATAGTTCCTGTGTTGGGAGGAATTTGTGGGCAGTAAAGGGCCACTTCTGGATGAAACTTGAGGAGCGCATCGCGACTAAGAGGCTCTAAATAACCCGATTTTTCATAATTGAACTGAGGCGCTTGAAATAACACCTCATCGTGTTGTGAAAGCAGGTCCAAACCATCGCGATAAACTTTTTTTTTGTTTTGTTCCATTGTGTTCATTGATCTTGTTCCTTGATGTCTTTGTCATAAGAATCTAAGAGACCAGATACTGTTTGGAAGATTTCTGTAAGTCCAATTTTTTTATCAGAACTTGTCGTGATCACTTGACTTGGATGAAGTGCCAGATTTTTTGCATGAGTAAGGCGAATACCTTGCCATTTGCTTTTATGGATTTTGTCGCACTTTGTTTGAATTGCAATCACTTTTAAGCCTAGGTTTTGTAACCATCTTGATAACATTTCATCTTCTTTTTGCACGTCTCGCCTAATATCTATCAGCATGAATATTGCAAAAAGTCCTGGGCGTTCCTCAAAAAAGTAACGCATTGACTGTTCCCAATGAGCCCTTGTTTTATGGGGTGTTTCTGCATAACCATATCCAGGTAAATCAACAATAAAAAAAGCGTCTTTTTCTGCAGAAAAAAGATTGATAGTTTGTGTTCTACCTGGTGTGTGGCTGACTCGTGCCAATTGGTTATGCCCAGCCAAAAAGTTTAATAGAGAGCTTTTGCCAACATTACTTCTTCCGACGAGAGCAATTTCGGGTGCTGCCGAGGGAGGAAGATCACTATTTTTTAATCCAGAACATACGAACTCAATTCTTAGAGGAGTTGTTTTTTCTGATAGTTTCCAGATGAAGTCTGCGTTTGGTGTTTGTATCATACTCATGGGGATTTTCCCTTTCCCAAGGTTGCGTTTTACGAAGGGCAAGACTACATACAAACAACGGGGGATTCCAAGTGTCTTTTAGGATATTTTTAAATTTAATGTCACTGGAGGAAAAAATTTAATGTCTACAAATTATGATCTCATTGTTATTGGAAGCGGACCAGCGGGTTACGAAGGTGCAATTTATGGTAGCCAACTTGGTATGAAAGTTGCTTTGATTGAGAAAGAGCAAACGCTTGGTGGTACATGTTTGAATGTGGGTTGTATTCCCGCAAAATCCATGCTGCAGTCTGCTTTAATGTTAGAAAAAGCAAAAAAATTTGCAAGCTATGGAGTTAAAATTGCTGGTGCAGAAAATCCAGAACTCGACTTTCCGCAAGTCAATAAGAGACGCGATGAAATTGTAAAAACAATGACAAATGGCGTTAGTTACTTAATGAAAAAAAATAAAATTGATGTCATTCGTGGTTTTGGTTCCATAGCCGGAAAAGGTCAAGTTGATGTGACTGCAGACGGAAAAAAGACGTCATATACCTGTAAAAATATTTTAATTGCTACAGGTAGTCGTGCTCGTCATCTTCCGCATATTAAAGTGGATGGTAAAAATATTGTCACTTCAGAAGAAATTTGGGCTTGGGATAAAGTACCAGAAAGCATGGCAGTATTAGGTGGTGGGGTTATTGGTTGTGAATTTGCCTCAGCTTATGGCCGTTATGGTTCAAAAGTCACAATTCTTGAAATGGCAGATCAAATTTGTCCAACAGAAGACCATGAAACAGCAGCAGAACTCAGCAAAGCGCTAAAAAAACAAAACTGTGAAGTTTTGGTGAGTACTAAAACAAAGTCTATTGTCGCAAAAGGAAACAAGGTTGAAGTTCAGATAGAAGGCGAAAGTGCTCCCCGTATTTTTGATAAGGTATTGTTAAGTGTGGGACGTGCGCCAAATATAGAAAATATTGGACTCGAAAAAGTTGGTATTAAGTTAACAGATCGTGGTTTTATTGATGTTGACCTCAAAACATACCAAACATCAGTCCCTGGTATTTATGCTGTTGGAGATGTGATTCCAACTCCGCAACTTGCACATACTGGTTCGGCAGAGGCATTGTATGCTGTTGATATTATTGCTGGTAAAAAACGTCATCCCATTAACTACTTAACAAATCCAGCGGCAATTTATACTTATCCAGAAATTGCAAGCATTGGTTATACTGAAAATCAGTTAAAGAAAGCGGGTCGTAACTTCAAAGCAGCTAAGTTTCCATTTACTGCTATTGCTAAGGCTCGCATTGATGATGTAGCAGAAGGATTTTTAAAAATTTTGGTGGATCCAAAGTATGGCGAAGTTTTAGGTGTCCATATTGTTAATACCAAGGCTAGTGAAATGATTTCTGAGTTTGCCTTGGGTAATAACCTTGAGATGACGATTGAAGAGCTTGCGCATACAATTCATCCTCATCCAACTGTTTCAGAAATCATCAAAGAAGCAGCACATGCTGCCATGGGACATCCAATTAACATGTGATATGTTTGTTTTTGATAGAAAGAACAGTTTCAATAAGGATATGTGAAATATGGCTACTCAGAATGTTCTCATGCCACAAATGGGCGAATCAATTCAAGAAGGAACTTTAACGCGTTGGCACAAAAAACTTGGTGAAAGAGTGCAACGTGAAGAAATTTTATTTGAAATATCTACTGATAAAGTAGATACAGAAATCCCTTCGCCAGTCAGTGGTGTGTTGGTACAAATACTTGCAAAAGAAGGCGAAACAGTAAGCGTAAATTCTGTTGTCGCTGTGATAGATGATGCGGCATCACCTGGCGCAGTTGTGCAATCGCAACCTGCAGAGGAGAATACACGCTCGAGTCGTTCTAAACGCTCTCTTGAGTCTGTTGAACCACCTGCGGCAAGTGCTCCCTCATCAGAAAACTCCGCAAAAGTTTTGGCAAGTCCGTTGGCGCGAAAAATGGCGGAAGAACACGCTGTCGATCTCTCAAAGCTGCAAGGTTCAGGCGAAGGAAATAAAATTGTTAAAAATGATGTCCTGGCTGTGCTCGAATCGGGTGGTTCGGTATCACCGTTAGTGGCTTCTGCAGCTGCGGCAGCAAGCGCTCCTGTTAGCAAGGCTCCAGCTGAACATGTAAAATCGACCGGTGGCGCGTCTGAAGGAATTATTGATGGTGTGCGCGTCAACCGCGTGCCTATGAGTGGAATGCGCAAAAAAATTGCAGAACACATGGTGATGAGTAAGCGCACAAGCCCCCATGTCACGTCTGCTATAGAAATTGATCTGCAAAAAATCGTTAGTCTGCGTGCAAAATTTAAAGACAAATTTGAAGCAACACACGGATTTAAACTCACTTTTATGCCTTTCTTTTTGCATGCGGTGATTGAAGCCATTAAGGCTGTTCCCATTGTTAATGCAAGCGTAGATAATGACTCTATTCTTTATAAAAAAGATATTAACTTAGGTTGTGCTGTGGCGCTTGATTGGGGACTTATTGTTCCCGTAATCAAAAATGCAAGCGAGAGAAGTTTTGTTGGTTTAGGGCGAGAGCTTAATTTTTTAGCTGAAAAAGCTCGCAATAAAAAATTAGCTCCAGACGATGTTCGAGGTGGAACATTTTCAATAAGTAATTTTGGTGGTTTTGGAACGGTCATTGGACAACCAATTATCAATCAACCTCAGGTTGCAATATTTGGCATTGGCGCAATGCAAAAAAAAGCGGTTGTCATTGATGATGCCATTGCAATTAGAACAATGTCATTTTGTGTTCTAACTTTTGATCACCGTGTTATTGATGGTTCCGATAGTGGCAAATTTTTAAGCACAGTAAAAAATGTCATTGAAAATTGGAACGTACCTATTATTTAGTCACCCATAGCATATTAGAGCCCAAGTTTTTCTTCTTGGGCGTTTTGGAAATTAAAAAAATGAAAAGATATATTGTTCTTGTTTTTATTTTATTTTTTTCTGTATCTGCTCATGCCGTGCAAAAAGTATGTATGATTTTAGATAGAGGCGGAAAAGATGACAAATCATTTAACCAATCAGCGGTTGAAGGGTTTGTGCAAGCGCTAGAAACGTTAAATATTTCTAAAGAAAGTAAATTTTTAGAAACAAAATCAGATGAGCAAATTCCGCAATTTCTTCGCGCCTTTTCGCTCGATCCAAGCTGTGGACTTATTATCACAGTTGGTTTTAATCCTTCGAGTTATGTAAAAAACTTTGCCGAAAAATTTGCAAACAAAAAATACTTAGCCATTGATCAAGAAGTTTTGTCAAAAAATAATAATGTGAGATCTGCATTATTTCGAGAAGATCAGGGTGCTTTTTTAATGGGCAGTATTGCTGCCATGAAATCAAAAACAAAAAGCGTAGGAATTATTGGCGGCATGGATGTGCCAATGATGAAGCGTTTTGCCCTGGCATACGAAGCAGGTGCAAAATATGTTGCCCCAAAAATTCAAGTATACAGTGGTGTTGTTGGAACAGCTCCAACTGCTTGGAATAATCCTACCAAAGCGAAGGAAATTGCATTGCTGCAATATGAAAATGGCGTTGATGTGATTTTTCAGGTCGCAGGCCCTTCTGGGCAAGGGATATTTGATGCTGCAAAACAACTTAACATGTCAAAAAAATCTGAAAAAAAACATTATGCAATTGGGGTTGATTCAAATCAAAATGAATTAGCGCCAGGAATTGTGATCACCAGTATGGTGAAGCATGTTAATATTGCAGTTTATACAGCAATTAAAGATTTTGTCGATGACAAATTTTCTGCAGAAGTGAAACATTTCGATTTGCGAAATGGTGGTATTGACTGGGCTTTTGATAAATATAACCGCTCCATCATTAGTCAATTTGAAATCAAAAAAATCAACCGCATTCGCGCAGAAATTATTGATGGCAAAATAAAAGTTCCTGACTACTATGAAACTGTAAAAAAACAAAAACAAAAAATTTAATAACAATCAAAAATGTAAACAAAAAATTCTTTTGTTTACATTTTTTGTGGTGCTGGTATTCCAAGTAGTTTTAAGCCTTGTTGAATAATTGCTTGTGTAATTTTTACCAATTTCAAACGACTTTGTTTGGCGTTGTGTTCGGCGCTTCGAATAGGGCAATTTTCATAAAAGCGGTTAAAACTTTTTGCTAGGTCATAAAGGTAAGTTGCAATTAATGAAGGACGGTACTGCTGAGCGGCGAGCAAGACATGATCATGAAAACGTGACAATAAAAACAACAATTCTTTTTCATATCCTTCAGTCAAACAAAATTCGATTTTGTTTGCAGGAATGCCAATTTTTTCGATAATACTTGAACAACGTGCATGGACATATTGCAGGTAAGGTCCAGTTTCCCCATCAAGCTTTAACCATTCTGTTAATGAAAAATTAATTTGAGTTGTGTTATCGACTCTTAACATTCCATATTTTAATGCACCAATTGTAATATTTTCTGCTGTGCGTGTTATGTCTTCGTCAAGCCAATTACCGCGATACCGTTGCAAATAATCAACTTTTACTTTTTCTTCCATTTTGTCTTTGAGATCCGTTAATTGCAAACCATTGAGCTGACGAGAGCTAAATGGTTTGCCATCTTCTGTATTAACAGTTTCATAAGATAGATGTGATGATTTTGCTGCTTGCGGATAACCCATAAGCTCTGCAATTTTAAATAATTGTTGAAAATGCAGCTTTTGTCTCGAATCAACGATATAAATTGATTTGGTCACTTCTGGGTCAGAAAATTTACGCATAATCAGATCGATATCTTTTGTTAGATACAAACCATTGCCATCTGATTTTAGGAGCATTGCAAAGCCAAGCTTCCACTGGCTTAAATCAATGCCTATGGCGCCATTGTCTTTAACAAAAAAACCTTCTTCATATTTTTTTTGTACTAATTGAATTGAGGGTTTTTCGCATTCACTTTCAAAGTACCACGCATCAAAATAAGAATTAAGCCAACTATAAATTGCTTTTAATTCGTCTAAGCTCCATTCTCTAGTTTTTTTCCAAAGTTCGTAATACATTCCAGAAGCATTGCTCAATTGTGCAAGAATTTCAGACATGTCTTTTTTGATTTCGGTTTCTAGCGGAGTGCCTTTGGCGGCTTTAAATGCATCATCTGCTTCTGCATACATTTGGCCAAGCCAACGGGTTTTTTGATCTGTTGGGAGCGCTTTTGGAGTGGGATGCGTGATGTACCATAAAATTTTTGCGACATGATTGCCAAGATCTCCCGGAAAAGTTGCACGCACAACTTTATGCCCTACGTATTGCAGTAAATTGCAGACAGCATCACCAAGCACAAGGCAGCGCAGGTGGCCAACGTGCATTGCTTTGTGAGTATTGGGTTGAGAATATTCAACAACAATTTTTTCTATTTCAGGTTTTGAGAGTAATGTTTTATGAAAATAATAGTTATTGTTGATTTCGTTATCAATATGTTCAGCCAAACGATTAAAGTTACAGAAAAAATTTAAATATGCCCCTTCGCTTTGCACGTGTTCAACAAAAAGTTTGGTTTTTTGATTGAGACGTTCAGAAAGCTCTAGAGCGATTTTTTGCGGAGGTTGTTTAAAAATTTTAGCATAAGGAAAACATGGGAGAGCGGCTTGTCCAAGAGAAAAGGTTGGGGGTGTTGATAAAGTTTGATAAATTTCAAGAATCGAAATTGATAAGCTCAGATTAAGTTTTTTACTTAAATCATTGAGTGCTTCATACGCGAGTGTCGCAATTTCTGATTTAAAAGGATCGTGCAATGTGGACATGATTCACCAATGGAAAATAATTAAAAAATAATTAAAGATTACTCATTAAAAATAGCGACTTGCCTTTTTAATGAAAGACAATATCTGGGTAGGCTATTTCAAAAAGTGCATAAAGTCTATATTTTAAGTGTTTTCTCACAATCATGGGCGAA
This region of Spirobacillus cienkowskii genomic DNA includes:
- the yihA gene encoding ribosome biogenesis GTP-binding protein YihA/YsxC, whose product is MSMIQTPNADFIWKLSEKTTPLRIEFVCSGLKNSDLPPSAAPEIALVGRSNVGKSSLLNFLAGHNQLARVSHTPGRTQTINLFSAEKDAFFIVDLPGYGYAETPHKTRAHWEQSMRYFFEERPGLFAIFMLIDIRRDVQKEDEMLSRWLQNLGLKVIAIQTKCDKIHKSKWQGIRLTHAKNLALHPSQVITTSSDKKIGLTEIFQTVSGLLDSYDKDIKEQDQ
- a CDS encoding sensor histidine kinase, whose protein sequence is MYVKCIYKKIEKYLIDYDFPDENRTKMDWLVRLRWIAISVQLFTLYFAVKLDWLNQPFITIYLIIVTSLIILNTILAYYLKSQKSTSSYFIFFQLILDLIEITSLLLMSGGIWNPFAQIVFLNVFFGAFLLSGKYALIFFVSSIVSIFFLQFPIYIPKIAQIESTSSQYILPAQLTVCTFLFIFTHWLAYSLRLQKKYTEKLQTEKNRLDNLRALGALSSGFSHEFATPLNTIKLKINRLSKIEFLKKQDDFKIILNALNRCENSLKQMHLHLLSNTKDNYELKNIAFLTEQIIKFWNQSSRKSHCSIHDNCLNVLCSIPLFPFTKAIIDILDNAEEASRVHFLNQTPTKKIEIFTEICKKNDFISIAISDLGTGWPEVVKTYAGQPFLTTKENGVGLGLYHGFTFAASVGGKLILTNNKNGKGATAEFLIPIHKESIHDGEQENINT
- the lpdA gene encoding dihydrolipoyl dehydrogenase; protein product: MSTNYDLIVIGSGPAGYEGAIYGSQLGMKVALIEKEQTLGGTCLNVGCIPAKSMLQSALMLEKAKKFASYGVKIAGAENPELDFPQVNKRRDEIVKTMTNGVSYLMKKNKIDVIRGFGSIAGKGQVDVTADGKKTSYTCKNILIATGSRARHLPHIKVDGKNIVTSEEIWAWDKVPESMAVLGGGVIGCEFASAYGRYGSKVTILEMADQICPTEDHETAAELSKALKKQNCEVLVSTKTKSIVAKGNKVEVQIEGESAPRIFDKVLLSVGRAPNIENIGLEKVGIKLTDRGFIDVDLKTYQTSVPGIYAVGDVIPTPQLAHTGSAEALYAVDIIAGKKRHPINYLTNPAAIYTYPEIASIGYTENQLKKAGRNFKAAKFPFTAIAKARIDDVAEGFLKILVDPKYGEVLGVHIVNTKASEMISEFALGNNLEMTIEELAHTIHPHPTVSEIIKEAAHAAMGHPINM
- a CDS encoding MFS transporter; protein product: MSISIANEKENFPQPQPLTKQEIKTFILSALGGALEFYDFVVYIYFATIMSRLFFDPTSSVASLILTYSVFASGYLARLLGGFVFSHYGDKNGRKNSFTFTVFLMAAPTFIIGLLPTYSQIGVMAAVLLFLCRFVQGLAIGGEIPCSITFIYEHAHKTRRGLACGILFSGVILGIFLGSGAGFLVTRFMTEETINSWGWRVPFLVGGILGLIGVYLRRFLTETPVFKKMKKENIKLPLKVVLKDYKFILLQTATANCMIATASALYLMYLPNYFRTYFSFKASDILQVNSICVFMYAILLIFFGILCDKIGARKVFNFSCVLFILFSFPAFALFNDNNFASIYFCYTFVAIAIAAASASGILLLAESYPAKVRYSGSSLSYNIAFGIFAGFTPLIVTTLIQKTELKTAPAFYMIAVSVVALFFSVLKDHKVHE
- a CDS encoding response regulator transcription factor; translation: MMENKKILILEDNKDFRESLSLEFLEKGFAVYQAESILEIPNHQFNYAIIDLRLKHDNGLQSISKIFAFSPQCKIVVLTGYPSLATAVQAIKKGAVNYLTKPVSLSQIEKALFEDQNLNDISESATNFENKFENNSLSLARHEREYIEFILAECNGNITSAAKKLGLHRQSLQRKLRKYPPRF
- a CDS encoding tRNA (cytidine(34)-2'-O)-methyltransferase translates to MNTMEQNKKKVYRDGLDLLSQHDEVLFQAPQFNYEKSGYLEPLSRDALLKFHPEVALYCPQIPPNTGTIARMCAAFSCRLHLIEPMGFSITEKALRRAGLDYWDHVDVYIHENWDAFLKTRSQRRLIFIETGGEKSPINFSFLPGDVLVFGAETFGIPNELIEKEISNQKAHKLTIPMYNRGVRSLNLSNTVSIAMYVALEKLHSQFKN
- the argS gene encoding arginine--tRNA ligase, producing MSTLHDPFKSEIATLAYEALNDLSKKLNLSLSISILEIYQTLSTPPTFSLGQAALPCFPYAKIFKQPPQKIALELSERLNQKTKLFVEHVQSEGAYLNFFCNFNRLAEHIDNEINNNYYFHKTLLSKPEIEKIVVEYSQPNTHKAMHVGHLRCLVLGDAVCNLLQYVGHKVVRATFPGDLGNHVAKILWYITHPTPKALPTDQKTRWLGQMYAEADDAFKAAKGTPLETEIKKDMSEILAQLSNASGMYYELWKKTREWSLDELKAIYSWLNSYFDAWYFESECEKPSIQLVQKKYEEGFFVKDNGAIGIDLSQWKLGFAMLLKSDGNGLYLTKDIDLIMRKFSDPEVTKSIYIVDSRQKLHFQQLFKIAELMGYPQAAKSSHLSYETVNTEDGKPFSSRQLNGLQLTDLKDKMEEKVKVDYLQRYRGNWLDEDITRTAENITIGALKYGMLRVDNTTQINFSLTEWLKLDGETGPYLQYVHARCSSIIEKIGIPANKIEFCLTEGYEKELLFLLSRFHDHVLLAAQQYRPSLIATYLYDLAKSFNRFYENCPIRSAEHNAKQSRLKLVKITQAIIQQGLKLLGIPAPQKM
- a CDS encoding dihydrolipoamide acetyltransferase family protein; this encodes MATQNVLMPQMGESIQEGTLTRWHKKLGERVQREEILFEISTDKVDTEIPSPVSGVLVQILAKEGETVSVNSVVAVIDDAASPGAVVQSQPAEENTRSSRSKRSLESVEPPAASAPSSENSAKVLASPLARKMAEEHAVDLSKLQGSGEGNKIVKNDVLAVLESGGSVSPLVASAAAAASAPVSKAPAEHVKSTGGASEGIIDGVRVNRVPMSGMRKKIAEHMVMSKRTSPHVTSAIEIDLQKIVSLRAKFKDKFEATHGFKLTFMPFFLHAVIEAIKAVPIVNASVDNDSILYKKDINLGCAVALDWGLIVPVIKNASERSFVGLGRELNFLAEKARNKKLAPDDVRGGTFSISNFGGFGTVIGQPIINQPQVAIFGIGAMQKKAVVIDDAIAIRTMSFCVLTFDHRVIDGSDSGKFLSTVKNVIENWNVPII
- a CDS encoding BMP family ABC transporter substrate-binding protein, producing MKRYIVLVFILFFSVSAHAVQKVCMILDRGGKDDKSFNQSAVEGFVQALETLNISKESKFLETKSDEQIPQFLRAFSLDPSCGLIITVGFNPSSYVKNFAEKFANKKYLAIDQEVLSKNNNVRSALFREDQGAFLMGSIAAMKSKTKSVGIIGGMDVPMMKRFALAYEAGAKYVAPKIQVYSGVVGTAPTAWNNPTKAKEIALLQYENGVDVIFQVAGPSGQGIFDAAKQLNMSKKSEKKHYAIGVDSNQNELAPGIVITSMVKHVNIAVYTAIKDFVDDKFSAEVKHFDLRNGGIDWAFDKYNRSIISQFEIKKINRIRAEIIDGKIKVPDYYETVKKQKQKI